Within Salvia splendens isolate huo1 chromosome 21, SspV2, whole genome shotgun sequence, the genomic segment CGACGTTGTTTTGTGAGTTCAAATCTCACCCGAATTTCACCCGAATTTCAAATCACTATATAAAGTTCATAAGTTTTATGATCAGATTAAATTCATGgtaaatatgaattttttttttttggcaaaatttGTGATCTTATTCAAAAGTAGCCGTTAAATAGAAAACGGTGGAAGGTGGTGGGCCACAGTCTCGTGGGTCGGTGAAAACGAAACCCAACCCTCTAATAACCATGGACGGCCCAATCTCTAATTACTCGCATCTTAATCACTTTTAATTACCGTTAATCACCCCTTAATCCCATATCTCATTTCTTCCATAAATATCCCCACTCCCCACTATCTCTCTCTCACTACACTTCacatctctctctcactctctgcGAATCTCTCTCCCTCTCGACGCAATGACGAAGGAGGTGGCGGAGCACGGCTCCTACGGGGCGAAGGACTACCACGATCCGCCGCCGGCGCCGCTGATCGACGCGGAGGAGCTGACGAAGTGGTCGTTCTATCGAGCTCTGATTGCGGAGTTCATCGCAACTCTGCTCTTCCTCTACATCACTGTGCTCACTGTGATTGGGTACAAGAGCCAGTCGGCGGCGGACGAGTGCGGCGGCGTCGGAATTCTCGGCATTGCGTGGGCGTTCGGAGGCATGATTTTCATCCTCGTCTACTGCACCGCTGGAATCTCCGGTGAGTTCTCACCTCGATTTGAGTTTTTTTAGGGTGTTTCGATCTGGAAACGCTGTggaattatttttgaattttaggtTTTAGGTAtgttgtttcaatttagtaatTTTGTTCATCTTAGCTGCATGGAACAGGGGAACATCTTCTGGCGTTGGAAAGTTGGATAAGGTTTACtcttttttaaaaagtaacaaAAAATTCCTCGATCTGTTGAAGAAAAGTATGCAAACAATCGAAAAATCTGATAAAATGTTACGCCGCGTTAATTTTGCACTTATATTTAAATTCTGCATAAATTTTCACTAACTTAATTAATTCCTTTTTTGTCCAGTTTTACTGTTTCTGTTCAAAGCAGAATAGTATATTATATAAAAACCTCTTGTTTTTTCATGAATTGGAATCGATTTTTCTTATGCTATGATGGTGTTGTTGTTGCAGGAGGTCACATTAACCCGGCCGTGACATTCGGGCTTCTGTTGGCCCGAAAAGTGTCTCTGATTCGGGCCGTGATGTACATGGTGGCTCAATGCTTGGGCGCCATTTGCGGAGTCGGGCTGGTGAAGGCCTTCCAAAGCTCCCACTACAAAAGgtacggcggtggcgccaacgaGCTCAACGACGGCTACAGCACTGGAGTCGGGCTCGGAGCTGAGATTATCGGCACCTTCGTCCTCGTCTACACCGTCTTCTCCGCCACCGATCCGAAGAGGAGCGCCAGAGACTCCCACGTTCCGGTCAGTCTCTATTTCATTGCTAATTGCTATTACAATATTGAGTTTACATGAAAATCAAATTCTTTATTAGTATATGAGAAACTAGTATTCTAAATTTAGTGATCATTTAGTTTAAGGAACACTCCAACATTATTGAATGCCTACCTTTTTTGTAGCTAAGTCCAACCTTTTCTAATGTGTTTCTGAGTCAGCAAATGTGGATGCAGTTGCAAGAACATGTGGTGGTTACACTTTCAAGAAATCTATAATGATGAAGAGGATTTGGAATTTATTACCATACTTTGAACTTTAGGAATTTAAGCATAGGAAAGATTCCCCcaacaaatactactactattataataATGACTATTGCGTGATTGCCACCGTGGATTTTCCTCATTactaaggaaaaataaaattttgttgtGACATGGGATATGAAATCCATGAAATGGTTCTTTTCCAAGATTGGTGGGAACTTGATATTGTGCCATTTTTAACTGTCTTTGGGAACAAACAACCTCTTGCATTTTGAGACTTTGAATTCAATAAAAGGGACTCTATTTTAGTCATTTATTTAACTTAGATAGGGATGATATAAACTCATTCATGACATTATCTTGAATATATACTAGGTCTTGGCGCCTCTTCCTATCGGATTCGCAGTCTTCATGGTTCATCTCGCCACGATCCCGATCACTGGCACTGGCATCAACCCGGCAAGGAGTCTCGGAGCCGCAGTGATATACAACAAGGACAAGGCTTGGGATGATCAAGTAACTAACTTTCTTCATCAACTCCAAATACTATACTTCttgaaataattttta encodes:
- the LOC121783283 gene encoding probable aquaporin PIP2-5 → MTKEVAEHGSYGAKDYHDPPPAPLIDAEELTKWSFYRALIAEFIATLLFLYITVLTVIGYKSQSAADECGGVGILGIAWAFGGMIFILVYCTAGISGGHINPAVTFGLLLARKVSLIRAVMYMVAQCLGAICGVGLVKAFQSSHYKRYGGGANELNDGYSTGVGLGAEIIGTFVLVYTVFSATDPKRSARDSHVPVLAPLPIGFAVFMVHLATIPITGTGINPARSLGAAVIYNKDKAWDDQWIFWVGPFIGAAIAAFYHQFILRAGAAKALGSFRSSASHHV